The proteins below come from a single Alosa sapidissima isolate fAloSap1 chromosome 23, fAloSap1.pri, whole genome shotgun sequence genomic window:
- the LOC121698945 gene encoding SKI family transcriptional corepressor 2-like isoform X2 translates to MDDSSMDDSGMYTSGGESQATTILFSRSEGDFVSPSEFEDDGHSPLPSPPPPPPSPPPQGLLPRQPRLWLENDMDGYLGDEEDSDEDDENL, encoded by the exons ATGGATGACAGCAGCATGGATGACAGCGGCATGTATACCAGCGGTGGTGAATCCCAG gCTACCACAATATTATTCTCCAGGAGT GAGGGTGACTTTGTGTCGCCCTCTGAGTTTGAGGACGATGGGCACAGCCCTCTtccttctccacctccacctccaccttcacCACCACCCCAGGGCTTGCTCCCCAGACAGCCCAGACTGTGGCTGGAGAATGATATGGATGGCTACCTTGGTGACGAGGAAGATAGCGATGAGGATGATgaaaatttgtaa